Proteins from one Candidatus Desulfovibrio trichonymphae genomic window:
- a CDS encoding ABC transporter ATP-binding protein, producing MLELHRVARLYGHKVVFRDVSCTCAASSITLLAGNNGAGKSTLLRIMAGLSRPSSGTAHFTMPAPRVGYLAHATFVYPTLTALENLTFWREAYGLDIVPADLLAGLERVDLAAHAHERAGVFSHGMAQRLNLARVLMLEPDILLLDEPGAGLDAASRALLHQEILSARKRGACVTLVSHDLVNDAPLADRVLFLKAGKLAFNGPVTHFRELAGGTEQTCCA from the coding sequence ATGCTTGAGCTTCATCGCGTCGCCCGGCTGTACGGCCATAAAGTTGTCTTCAGGGATGTGAGCTGCACATGCGCGGCCAGCAGCATAACCCTGCTGGCAGGCAATAACGGCGCCGGGAAAAGCACCCTGCTGCGGATTATGGCCGGTCTCTCACGCCCAAGCTCAGGCACGGCGCATTTTACAATGCCCGCACCGCGCGTGGGCTACCTCGCCCATGCCACCTTTGTCTATCCCACTCTGACCGCACTGGAAAACCTGACTTTCTGGCGTGAGGCTTACGGCCTGGACATCGTCCCTGCCGACCTGTTGGCCGGTCTTGAACGCGTGGACCTTGCCGCCCATGCTCATGAACGTGCTGGCGTTTTTTCCCACGGCATGGCCCAACGCCTCAATCTGGCGCGCGTGCTCATGCTTGAACCGGACATTCTCCTGCTGGACGAACCAGGCGCTGGGCTTGATGCAGCTTCACGGGCGCTCCTGCATCAGGAAATCCTCTCCGCCCGCAAGCGCGGTGCCTGCGTCACTCTGGTCAGTCATGATCTGGTCAACGACGCGCCGCTTGCTGACCGCGTTCTGTTTTTAAAAGCGGGCAAACTGGCTTTTAACGGCCCGGTCACACACTTCAGAGAACTTGCCGGTGGAACGGAGCAGACATGCTGCGCCTGA
- a CDS encoding tetratricopeptide repeat protein — protein sequence MADTQRPHGSTRVLILLLALGFAAMLFVALTENFHNPQLSVQRPPDPTVVNADGAGDNIGMLMQQAAKEPQNTDVLIHLVEALIAAQNWEAAETFAKRAVSLDLQDHRPLYLLGIVMHNLGHHKEAAETLEKALTIKDTAALRYSLGVLYLYFLRDTPRGVRHLSTGLHDANADEDMKRAIREELEKAPLPDSDKNKKIQAENVIPSPARTSQNPGTPPIPPAIANKITELEKTILRNPDDAASWTALGNLYFDTGRTQQAISAYERSLTFFPNNPDVLTDLGIMYRDAGKYSKAVENFRKAVDLNAGHENALFNEGVVLFYDIHNKEEALRVWRQLLDKNPNARAPDGHPVSEMIKLLQ from the coding sequence ATGGCTGACACACAACGGCCGCACGGTTCAACGCGTGTCCTGATTCTTTTGCTGGCTCTGGGTTTTGCTGCCATGCTTTTTGTCGCCCTGACGGAAAACTTCCACAACCCGCAGCTCAGCGTACAGCGCCCCCCCGATCCGACAGTCGTCAACGCGGACGGAGCCGGCGACAATATCGGCATGCTGATGCAACAGGCCGCGAAAGAGCCGCAAAATACGGATGTGCTGATACACCTTGTGGAAGCGCTGATTGCAGCCCAGAACTGGGAGGCTGCGGAAACTTTTGCCAAACGCGCTGTGTCTCTTGACCTGCAGGACCATCGTCCGCTGTATCTGCTGGGTATTGTGATGCACAATCTGGGCCATCACAAGGAAGCGGCCGAAACACTGGAAAAAGCTCTGACTATCAAAGACACGGCCGCGTTGCGCTACAGCCTCGGCGTGCTCTATCTTTATTTTCTGCGCGACACGCCGCGGGGAGTGCGGCACCTGAGCACCGGCCTGCATGACGCGAACGCCGACGAGGACATGAAACGCGCCATTCGCGAGGAACTGGAGAAAGCGCCGCTCCCCGACTCTGACAAAAATAAAAAAATACAGGCTGAAAATGTGATTCCGTCGCCCGCGCGGACTTCGCAGAATCCCGGCACGCCGCCCATACCGCCCGCCATAGCGAACAAAATTACTGAGCTGGAAAAGACAATCCTGCGCAATCCTGATGACGCCGCGAGCTGGACAGCACTGGGCAATCTATATTTCGACACAGGCCGGACACAGCAGGCGATTTCAGCCTATGAGCGCTCTTTGACCTTCTTCCCGAATAATCCGGATGTGCTCACTGATCTCGGTATCATGTATCGTGACGCGGGGAAGTACAGCAAGGCGGTAGAAAATTTTCGCAAGGCCGTCGACCTCAATGCCGGCCATGAAAACGCCCTGTTCAACGAAGGCGTTGTGCTCTTTTATGATATACACAACAAGGAAGAGGCATTGCGCGTCTGGCGTCAGTTGCTGGACAAAAACCCCAACGCCCGTGCGCCTGACGGTCATCCCGTCTCCGAAATGATCAAGCTTTTGCAGTAA
- a CDS encoding sensor histidine kinase — MTSTMRPILYWSILLLCAIFLFPRATAAAMPLQPEMPQAGNLPFLPCLDYFLDGTGDMDVEEVAAPGNTQAFHPLILQKLPRESAVMWLRFTLAPLPEKTRPTAVLLDMGESVPGAPVLYAPIVNPVNGAPEWGETPIARRAAVLLPEARKEALTCFIRMEGLPGPWFSPALRTPQDAANKAWSNFSRTAAALALAVVMVLCLLRALTEKGQWRLWTALYVGAALAQSVAGMPAFGNDRPGISEAAALLLPGIALMLLSHAGRHLLGGKSRALDIQFLLLSLPGTALAILPLLPWFSWTARYVDLWPAGTLLFAPSALRACIMGIPGGKRFLLACLLSALFTAAGVLFPAGGFSATLLAAAPLWGTALGAMLIATTTALGDREKSASTTSAGAATTSMTTRYDLGEPLDDPNLRLVLPQTGDAPKSGASPAAAASDTLRIPLEYLMREGAALEHCALPPAVRQYVKNMLDAAKEMTRIISATPQTAQQTDRRVFNLQQLMREVHDSTSSMAQAAGIGLAWYMPPHLGHTYEGEAEAISETLSLLLESAVHATQRGAVQFSVRRVPESADAGHLLFTVQDTGAGMPPQNRSSLALTRTWELAGAHNGFLGLECGPQGTTIAFTLHLNYLEMEGSELAWENLPHVIITAEGAVDRQLLAHMLKSLPCRSSEVRGLHEALQIHQTNPALLLIAQGQFVNAAPSLLQQFTEQAKAASLPFCKFLAITKDDSHWDDMAHTGFTHALLEPVDSEAFCITVKEILHEAAADKMSAVKAVAPDELLELPQMSEKVSTSTDSPVPGYNASPAQKSAATPVGRPPLPDLFSADAPPGETSSVKIPDLTALPDLLSFAESLRNNPPKGAADKGTAKQKGSLFGGFPDTEPLSLLDMSPKMDAGLQAARAILSKTEKPAETLSPASQEQPAAPSPPEQTHPTATKPGLRRHLSSAAMPQPAQPPRIVPANASTAGTQTQQQRTTTKTVEGMAAAPAPCGTASFMDFIAGTTSASSRTQTVQGVSVPTADNMTSSPPGQPHAPLPSKPLSVTGQTAVTHADPVRHDAGQTQSNEPQDKASRQRQITDSTMLLLVEHLDRAIEDAQSAFAQRRAPMVGDAARRIAAESDNYGLRVLARMARCVERAARASDMNALGDLLPELVAAVERNRIALTPRE, encoded by the coding sequence ATGACCAGCACCATGCGTCCCATACTGTATTGGTCCATTCTGCTGTTGTGCGCCATCTTTCTCTTCCCCCGCGCAACCGCGGCGGCAATGCCCCTGCAGCCGGAGATGCCGCAGGCGGGTAATCTGCCGTTTTTGCCGTGCCTTGACTATTTTCTGGACGGCACCGGTGATATGGACGTTGAAGAAGTCGCCGCGCCGGGAAACACTCAGGCCTTTCACCCGCTGATCCTTCAGAAGCTCCCGCGCGAAAGCGCTGTTATGTGGTTGCGCTTCACGCTGGCGCCGCTGCCGGAAAAAACCCGCCCCACCGCCGTTCTGCTTGATATGGGAGAAAGCGTGCCGGGCGCGCCCGTCCTGTATGCTCCTATTGTTAATCCGGTGAACGGCGCGCCGGAATGGGGGGAAACGCCAATCGCGCGCCGTGCTGCGGTGCTGCTGCCCGAAGCGAGGAAAGAAGCCTTGACCTGCTTTATCCGCATGGAAGGGCTGCCGGGGCCATGGTTCTCGCCCGCTCTGCGCACTCCGCAGGACGCAGCCAACAAGGCATGGAGCAACTTTTCACGCACCGCCGCCGCGCTGGCCCTTGCCGTGGTCATGGTGCTCTGCCTGTTGCGCGCTCTAACCGAAAAAGGCCAGTGGCGCCTCTGGACTGCCCTTTATGTGGGAGCGGCGCTGGCGCAGTCAGTGGCAGGCATGCCGGCTTTCGGCAACGACCGTCCGGGCATCAGCGAAGCAGCCGCTCTGCTTTTACCGGGTATAGCCCTGATGCTCCTCTCCCACGCGGGGCGTCACCTGCTGGGAGGTAAAAGCCGGGCGTTGGATATACAGTTTCTGCTGCTCTCCCTGCCCGGCACGGCGCTGGCCATACTGCCGCTGCTGCCGTGGTTCAGCTGGACTGCCCGCTATGTTGATCTCTGGCCCGCAGGAACACTGCTCTTTGCGCCCAGCGCCCTAAGGGCCTGCATTATGGGCATTCCGGGCGGCAAACGTTTTTTGCTGGCCTGCCTCTTATCCGCGCTGTTCACAGCAGCGGGGGTTCTGTTTCCTGCAGGAGGATTCTCCGCAACTCTGCTTGCCGCCGCGCCTCTTTGGGGCACAGCGCTCGGCGCAATGCTCATTGCAACGACAACCGCCCTGGGCGACAGGGAAAAATCCGCATCCACAACCAGCGCGGGAGCCGCGACAACGTCAATGACGACGCGTTACGATCTAGGTGAGCCTCTGGACGATCCCAATCTGCGGCTCGTCCTGCCGCAAACAGGGGATGCGCCGAAAAGCGGCGCATCCCCTGCCGCGGCCGCATCGGACACCCTGCGCATCCCCCTGGAATACCTGATGCGGGAAGGCGCCGCCCTAGAGCACTGCGCACTGCCCCCGGCTGTGCGTCAATATGTAAAAAACATGCTTGACGCCGCCAAGGAGATGACGCGCATTATCAGCGCCACCCCGCAGACAGCGCAACAAACTGACCGTAGGGTGTTCAACCTGCAGCAGCTGATGCGTGAAGTGCACGACAGCACGTCTTCAATGGCGCAAGCCGCTGGCATAGGCCTTGCCTGGTACATGCCTCCGCATCTTGGACATACCTACGAAGGTGAGGCGGAGGCGATCAGCGAAACCCTCTCTCTGCTGCTGGAAAGTGCGGTCCACGCCACACAGCGCGGTGCTGTACAGTTTTCCGTGCGGCGTGTCCCGGAAAGCGCAGATGCTGGACATCTGCTGTTTACCGTTCAAGACACAGGGGCGGGGATGCCGCCGCAAAACCGCTCAAGTCTTGCCCTGACGCGCACTTGGGAACTGGCCGGCGCGCACAACGGCTTTCTTGGCTTGGAATGCGGCCCGCAGGGCACAACAATAGCCTTCACACTCCACCTCAACTATCTTGAAATGGAGGGATCCGAGCTCGCCTGGGAGAATTTGCCCCATGTCATTATCACGGCGGAAGGCGCTGTTGACAGGCAACTTCTGGCCCACATGCTGAAATCACTCCCCTGCAGAAGCAGCGAAGTGCGCGGTCTACACGAAGCGCTTCAGATACATCAAACGAATCCCGCGCTTTTGCTGATTGCTCAGGGCCAGTTTGTCAACGCGGCGCCCAGCCTGCTGCAGCAGTTTACGGAACAGGCCAAAGCCGCGTCTCTGCCGTTCTGCAAATTTTTGGCCATCACCAAGGACGACAGTCATTGGGACGATATGGCCCATACAGGCTTTACTCACGCCTTGCTGGAACCTGTGGACAGCGAAGCGTTCTGCATAACAGTGAAAGAAATTCTTCATGAAGCCGCGGCGGACAAAATGTCTGCGGTAAAAGCCGTTGCGCCCGACGAACTTTTGGAATTGCCGCAAATGTCGGAAAAGGTCTCAACGTCGACAGACAGCCCTGTGCCGGGCTACAATGCCTCCCCGGCCCAGAAAAGCGCGGCAACGCCGGTCGGTCGTCCGCCGCTGCCGGATTTATTTTCTGCTGATGCGCCGCCCGGAGAAACGTCAAGCGTCAAAATCCCCGATCTCACTGCCCTGCCGGATTTGCTGAGCTTTGCCGAGTCGTTGCGCAATAATCCGCCTAAAGGCGCTGCCGACAAGGGCACGGCGAAGCAAAAAGGTAGCCTGTTTGGCGGGTTTCCTGACACAGAGCCGCTCTCTTTGCTGGATATGTCACCCAAAATGGACGCAGGACTCCAGGCCGCCAGAGCAATTCTGAGTAAAACAGAAAAGCCCGCTGAGACCCTTTCTCCGGCCTCGCAAGAACAGCCCGCCGCTCCCAGCCCGCCGGAACAGACACATCCAACGGCAACCAAACCCGGACTGCGCCGGCATCTCTCCAGTGCCGCAATGCCGCAGCCAGCACAGCCCCCCCGGATTGTCCCCGCCAACGCGAGCACGGCGGGCACTCAAACACAACAGCAGCGGACGACGACGAAAACGGTCGAAGGCATGGCTGCTGCACCCGCCCCCTGCGGCACAGCCTCTTTTATGGATTTTATTGCCGGCACAACGTCGGCTTCATCGCGCACCCAAACTGTGCAGGGCGTGTCTGTACCCACAGCCGACAATATGACGAGTTCCCCTCCCGGTCAGCCCCACGCGCCCCTGCCGTCAAAGCCGCTTTCTGTGACAGGTCAGACAGCAGTGACACACGCCGATCCCGTCAGACACGATGCCGGGCAGACGCAAAGCAACGAGCCGCAGGACAAGGCCTCGCGTCAGCGGCAAATAACGGACAGCACAATGCTGCTGTTGGTAGAGCACCTTGACAGGGCTATAGAAGACGCACAATCGGCCTTTGCGCAGCGGCGCGCCCCAATGGTGGGCGACGCGGCCAGACGCATAGCCGCGGAATCAGACAATTACGGCCTGCGCGTGCTGGCCCGCATGGCACGATGTGTGGAACGGGCCGCCAGAGCCAGTGATATGAACGCGCTCGGAGATTTGTTGCCGGAACTCGTGGCGGCTGTTGAACGCAACCGCATTGCGCTCACGCCACGCGAGTGA
- a CDS encoding CcmD family protein, producing MDNTLVWVIITNAVIWIGLGAYLIFLALQQHDLAARLTQWETLRHG from the coding sequence ATGGATAATACGCTTGTATGGGTTATCATAACCAATGCCGTCATCTGGATCGGCCTTGGCGCATACCTGATTTTTCTGGCTCTGCAGCAACACGATCTGGCGGCGCGACTGACACAATGGGAGACGCTCCGTCATGGCTGA
- the cls gene encoding cardiolipin synthase — translation MNATALRSRHASDEAGKNTLMLLLETLGLSAGYAISWIAICHALLTKRDPRSALGWTATALLLPFVGPLLYVLFGMSRAESRANRMMRHLAAVQPDYAHPDFPTAPPEHIPEHIAAAELVGRRLTNLHLSDGNAVTPLHNGDEAYPAMIAAIRKAEHHVYLTTYIFNAGMSGSAFVKALSNAADRGADVRVLVDGIGSHYSRDKPWKKLAARGVRVELFLAPCLFPPNLNINLRNHRKILICDNTAFTGGMNISDNNLQNCQKNRVQDIHFHCQGPVVHQLRRAFLLNWGFTTGKYDPLVFDMPESAGESRCRIVMDGPGSDTEVLNELFCGVISSAQHSVRIMTPYFLPSHDIMACLRSAAYRGVAVKIALPAKNNLPYVHWAMFRLLPNLLTAGVRIWLQPPPFTHTKLLTVDDFYCQIGSANMDARSLHLNFELNMEIFDQVLHAELAGHIDSTLARSREISLADLSRQPMPVKLRNAACWIFSPYL, via the coding sequence TTGAACGCAACCGCATTGCGCTCACGCCACGCGAGTGACGAGGCTGGCAAAAATACACTCATGCTGCTTCTGGAAACACTGGGACTTTCAGCTGGTTACGCAATCTCATGGATCGCCATCTGCCACGCGCTGCTGACAAAACGCGACCCGCGGTCGGCTCTCGGCTGGACAGCTACTGCCCTGTTGCTGCCTTTTGTAGGCCCCCTGCTCTATGTCCTATTTGGGATGAGCCGTGCAGAAAGTCGCGCGAACAGAATGATGCGGCATCTTGCCGCTGTCCAGCCCGACTACGCTCATCCTGACTTCCCGACAGCACCGCCGGAACACATTCCGGAGCATATCGCCGCAGCAGAACTTGTCGGCCGTCGTCTGACCAATCTGCATTTGAGCGACGGAAATGCGGTCACACCTCTCCATAACGGGGACGAAGCCTATCCGGCCATGATTGCGGCCATACGCAAAGCCGAACATCACGTTTATCTGACGACCTATATCTTCAATGCCGGCATGTCAGGTTCGGCATTTGTCAAAGCCCTGTCAAACGCCGCAGATCGCGGCGCTGATGTGCGTGTGCTGGTGGACGGCATTGGCTCACACTATTCACGGGACAAACCTTGGAAAAAACTTGCCGCCCGCGGCGTACGCGTAGAACTTTTTCTCGCCCCCTGCCTCTTTCCTCCCAATTTAAACATAAACCTGCGTAATCATCGTAAAATACTGATTTGCGACAATACGGCATTTACCGGAGGCATGAATATTTCCGACAACAATCTTCAGAACTGTCAAAAAAACCGCGTACAAGACATACATTTTCACTGTCAGGGGCCTGTTGTCCACCAGCTGCGGCGCGCTTTTCTGCTCAACTGGGGCTTTACAACAGGAAAATACGATCCGCTGGTCTTCGACATGCCGGAATCCGCAGGTGAAAGCCGCTGCCGCATTGTGATGGACGGACCAGGCTCTGACACAGAGGTTCTAAACGAGCTGTTCTGTGGCGTAATCAGCAGCGCACAACACTCCGTACGCATTATGACGCCTTATTTTTTGCCTTCACACGATATTATGGCCTGTCTGCGCTCAGCGGCGTATCGCGGCGTTGCTGTCAAAATAGCTCTGCCTGCAAAAAACAATCTGCCGTATGTTCACTGGGCCATGTTCCGCCTTTTGCCCAATCTCCTGACAGCCGGCGTGCGCATATGGCTTCAACCGCCGCCCTTCACCCACACCAAGCTGCTTACCGTTGACGATTTTTACTGTCAAATAGGATCAGCCAATATGGATGCACGCAGCCTGCACCTGAACTTTGAATTGAATATGGAAATCTTTGATCAGGTGTTGCATGCCGAACTCGCCGGACATATTGACAGCACTCTTGCCCGAAGCCGCGAAATATCACTGGCAGATCTGTCGCGTCAGCCTATGCCGGTCAAACTGCGCAACGCGGCCTGCTGGATATTCTCGCCCTATCTGTAG
- a CDS encoding DVU3141 family protein, with translation MNNLFPSLSKLLPPLALVLLIILSGCGLTADAPALSPSLGPVEAFMISAEPGQSAQLDDPVFGTDVRVSLEGTFTSAKGENCRRATVLADGKKAEVAVTCRDAAGQWTLAPRVWGEGGI, from the coding sequence ATGAATAACCTATTCCCTTCCCTGTCAAAACTGCTTCCGCCGCTCGCGCTGGTATTGCTGATCATCCTTTCCGGCTGCGGGCTGACGGCCGACGCGCCGGCCCTGTCCCCATCGCTGGGGCCGGTGGAGGCCTTCATGATTTCCGCTGAGCCGGGGCAGTCCGCACAGCTTGACGATCCCGTTTTCGGCACCGATGTGCGGGTTTCGCTGGAAGGCACCTTCACTTCGGCAAAAGGCGAGAACTGCCGCCGCGCCACCGTGCTCGCCGACGGGAAAAAAGCTGAAGTGGCCGTCACCTGCCGTGATGCCGCAGGACAGTGGACGCTGGCGCCGCGCGTCTGGGGAGAAGGCGGTATATGA
- a CDS encoding polysaccharide biosynthesis/export family protein, producing MTMRRFCLTLALLCLLPAAASLANDELNPYGANLFQGNFSRNAGADAFMPGDRAVVRVWGGRHTVDDIFAVDSDGLLTLPGIGALPVAGIPRNKIVDDLRSKLAAAGQSDAQIYVAPLDTGTVSVFVTGGVVRPGRYQNSSGDSPLAFLDRAGGIDPACGSYRAIRLVRNGAVVLTLDLYPFARRGELAPVRMQDGDTLVVDNKGPSVVAAGAVRNPARFEFLKGQATGAALVELAEPEKRASHASVSGTRNGSPYNTYLPVRDLLHLQLEDGDSIQFFADATGNAVFVSVEGAVRGASRFPVRRGAKLKDVQNFIAVEPERANLAAMYVKRRSVAARQKKAIADSLRRLEESALTASSASAEEAQIRSKEAEMLMKFVERAKSVEPEGVVVLDNGNDNGNLVLEDGDVIVIPPKSDVVLVSGEVMAPQAMLWSKKKSLGDYIKGAGGYGARADRDNVLIMRQNGAVSRDGDDIASGDQVLVLPKAESKSMQAMKDISQVLMHTAVSARAVLGLPY from the coding sequence ATGACGATGCGGCGCTTCTGCTTGACGCTTGCGCTGCTTTGCCTTCTGCCCGCCGCGGCGAGCTTGGCCAACGATGAGCTCAACCCCTACGGAGCCAATCTTTTTCAGGGCAACTTCTCCAGAAACGCCGGGGCCGACGCCTTCATGCCGGGCGACCGCGCTGTTGTGCGCGTGTGGGGCGGCAGGCACACGGTAGATGACATTTTTGCCGTGGACAGCGATGGCCTCCTGACGCTGCCGGGAATAGGCGCACTGCCTGTCGCGGGCATTCCGCGCAATAAAATTGTGGATGACCTGCGCAGCAAACTGGCAGCTGCAGGACAAAGTGACGCGCAAATATACGTGGCGCCGCTCGACACGGGTACCGTGTCCGTTTTTGTGACGGGCGGGGTTGTCAGGCCCGGCCGCTATCAGAATTCTTCCGGCGATTCCCCGCTTGCCTTTCTGGACAGGGCTGGCGGCATTGACCCGGCGTGCGGCAGCTACCGCGCCATACGTCTTGTCCGCAATGGGGCCGTCGTGCTGACGCTTGACCTCTATCCCTTCGCCCGGCGCGGCGAGCTCGCCCCCGTGCGCATGCAGGATGGCGATACGCTGGTGGTGGACAACAAGGGACCCAGCGTCGTCGCCGCCGGCGCGGTGCGCAACCCGGCCCGCTTTGAATTTCTCAAGGGCCAGGCCACGGGCGCGGCGCTTGTGGAACTGGCGGAACCGGAAAAACGGGCTTCGCACGCCTCAGTCAGCGGCACGCGCAACGGCTCGCCGTACAACACCTATCTGCCTGTCAGGGATCTCCTCCATCTGCAGCTCGAAGACGGCGACAGCATACAGTTTTTCGCAGACGCAACGGGCAACGCCGTCTTTGTCTCCGTGGAAGGCGCGGTGCGTGGTGCTTCGCGCTTTCCGGTCCGGCGCGGTGCAAAGCTCAAGGACGTGCAGAACTTTATCGCCGTGGAGCCTGAACGCGCCAACCTCGCTGCCATGTATGTCAAGCGCAGAAGCGTGGCGGCCCGACAAAAAAAAGCCATCGCCGACTCGTTGCGCCGCCTGGAGGAAAGCGCGCTGACAGCATCTTCTGCCAGCGCCGAAGAGGCGCAGATCCGCTCAAAGGAAGCCGAGATGCTGATGAAGTTTGTTGAACGCGCTAAAAGTGTTGAGCCGGAAGGCGTTGTGGTGCTCGACAATGGAAATGACAACGGCAATCTTGTGCTGGAAGACGGCGATGTTATTGTTATTCCGCCAAAAAGCGACGTGGTTTTGGTGAGCGGCGAGGTTATGGCGCCGCAGGCCATGCTGTGGAGCAAAAAGAAAAGCCTGGGCGATTACATTAAAGGGGCGGGCGGTTACGGCGCGCGGGCCGACAGGGACAATGTGCTCATCATGCGCCAGAACGGCGCGGTGTCGCGCGACGGCGACGACATCGCGTCCGGCGATCAGGTGCTGGTGCTGCCGAAGGCGGAATCAAAAAGTATGCAGGCCATGAAAGACATATCCCAAGTGCTCATGCATACGGCCGTCTCGGCCCGCGCCGTGCTGGGCCTGCCCTATTGA
- a CDS encoding heme exporter protein CcmB has translation MLRLTLAVARKDLSLTLWRGNGLMQALLLGLLLFFVFSLSQEVGENLSPQSAAAVFWLSSTFCQVLIFNQLYALEEINNSHLGLLLSPAPILAVWLGKAIAGFVLLLFAQLLFLPAAVVFLGQSLHGPLPPAVAILLLVDTGMCALGSLLGALAQGQAASESLLSIVLFPLLTPLLLAGIGVDAQTFGNHSSNGPDAWMGIACAFDAIFLAVGLLLFSFIYAGEE, from the coding sequence ATGCTGCGCCTGACGCTTGCCGTGGCCCGCAAGGACCTTTCCCTAACGCTTTGGCGGGGCAACGGCCTTATGCAGGCGCTCTTGCTCGGGCTTCTCCTCTTTTTCGTTTTCAGCCTTTCACAGGAGGTGGGCGAAAACCTGAGTCCACAAAGCGCGGCGGCGGTTTTCTGGTTGAGCTCAACCTTCTGCCAGGTATTGATTTTCAATCAATTATATGCGCTGGAAGAAATCAACAACTCCCACCTTGGTCTTCTGCTCTCTCCGGCGCCCATACTGGCTGTCTGGCTCGGCAAGGCCATAGCGGGTTTTGTCCTGCTTCTGTTCGCGCAATTGCTTTTTCTGCCTGCGGCTGTTGTTTTCCTCGGACAGAGCCTGCACGGCCCTCTGCCGCCAGCCGTGGCGATTCTTTTGCTGGTGGACACGGGCATGTGCGCGCTGGGTTCGCTTTTGGGCGCGCTGGCGCAAGGCCAGGCAGCCAGCGAATCACTGTTGAGCATCGTGCTCTTCCCCCTGCTCACCCCACTTTTACTGGCCGGCATAGGCGTCGACGCGCAGACTTTCGGCAACCACTCTTCAAACGGACCCGACGCGTGGATGGGCATTGCCTGCGCCTTTGACGCGATCTTTCTGGCTGTAGGCCTTTTGCTTTTCAGCTTCATTTACGCGGGAGAAGAATAG
- the ccsA gene encoding cytochrome c biogenesis protein CcsA, which translates to MRSLSIVPAMLVLSGSLTFACCQWLIYSYAPTEATMGLAQKIFYIHLPLAWWALFSFFLVFVGSVSYLLKRTPGADRLCAAAAETGVLLSGLALVTGTLWARKAWGVWWTWDPRLTTTLIMWFIYAGYLVLRGLNPPPQRKSLVCAVVGIVAFLDVPLVFVSARIWRSIHPAVFAAKGGGLEPEMKLTALGCVVSFGLFWAGLLWLRKRQLDLYDRLDTLASAAPQQ; encoded by the coding sequence ATGCGCAGTCTTTCCATTGTGCCGGCAATGCTTGTTTTATCCGGCAGCCTTACATTTGCCTGCTGCCAGTGGCTGATTTACAGTTATGCACCTACAGAAGCGACGATGGGCCTGGCGCAAAAAATTTTTTACATACACCTGCCTCTGGCCTGGTGGGCTTTATTCAGCTTCTTTCTCGTGTTTGTCGGTTCCGTCAGCTATCTTTTGAAACGCACGCCCGGCGCGGACAGACTCTGCGCCGCGGCGGCGGAAACAGGAGTCCTGCTGAGCGGGCTTGCGCTTGTCACCGGCACGCTCTGGGCCCGCAAAGCCTGGGGCGTCTGGTGGACGTGGGATCCCCGCCTCACAACCACACTGATCATGTGGTTCATTTATGCGGGTTATCTGGTGCTGCGCGGTCTCAATCCGCCGCCGCAGCGTAAAAGTCTGGTTTGCGCGGTTGTGGGTATCGTAGCGTTTTTAGATGTCCCTCTTGTCTTTGTTTCAGCCAGAATATGGAGGTCTATTCATCCCGCTGTATTCGCGGCAAAAGGCGGCGGTCTGGAACCGGAAATGAAACTGACGGCGCTGGGCTGCGTCGTTTCTTTCGGCCTTTTCTGGGCAGGGCTGCTCTGGCTGCGCAAACGGCAGCTTGATCTGTACGACAGACTGGATACGCTGGCATCTGCGGCGCCACAACAGTAA